A part of Solicola gregarius genomic DNA contains:
- a CDS encoding alpha/beta fold hydrolase, which produces MAETTVSVGDGIDICYETFGDRSDPTMLLVMGLAGPMGWWSVELCEALAARGYHVIRYDNRDTGASTKQRERRVNRSDIIRAFLGDHNRAVYTMSDLAGDAFGLLDALDIDRFHLVGASMGGMIAQTMAIERPERVRSLTSIMSTTGRRTVGWQHPKLLPALLARTGPTRGAYVERTIRTQQLIGSPTFPPDLAELRSRAEETYDRGWSASGVLRQMLAILCQPDRTAELEGLDIATCVVHGLEDPLVHPSGGRATAQAIPNAELILIPGLGHDLPRQLTPTFVDAIDRTARRTGQARSCPVGPVDQ; this is translated from the coding sequence GTGGCCGAGACGACCGTGTCCGTCGGCGATGGGATCGACATCTGCTACGAGACGTTCGGAGACCGCTCCGATCCGACGATGCTGCTGGTCATGGGGCTCGCCGGGCCGATGGGCTGGTGGAGCGTCGAGCTCTGCGAGGCGCTCGCCGCTCGCGGCTACCACGTGATCCGGTACGACAACCGCGACACCGGCGCGTCGACGAAGCAACGCGAGCGCCGGGTCAACCGCTCCGACATCATCCGCGCGTTCCTCGGCGACCACAACCGCGCCGTCTACACGATGTCCGACCTCGCCGGCGACGCGTTCGGGCTGCTCGACGCGCTCGACATCGACCGCTTCCATCTCGTCGGCGCCTCGATGGGCGGCATGATCGCGCAGACGATGGCGATCGAACGGCCGGAGCGCGTCCGGTCACTGACCTCGATCATGTCGACCACCGGTCGGCGTACGGTCGGGTGGCAGCACCCCAAGCTGCTCCCTGCCCTGCTCGCGCGCACCGGCCCGACCCGCGGGGCGTACGTGGAGCGCACGATTCGCACCCAGCAGCTGATCGGCTCGCCCACGTTCCCACCCGACCTCGCGGAGCTGCGGTCCCGGGCCGAGGAGACGTACGACCGCGGCTGGTCGGCGAGCGGGGTACTCCGGCAGATGCTCGCGATCCTGTGCCAGCCCGACCGCACCGCCGAGCTCGAGGGCCTCGACATCGCGACCTGCGTCGTACACGGCCTCGAGGATCCGCTGGTGCACCCGTCCGGAGGGCGGGCGACCGCGCAGGCCATTCCGAACGCCGAGCTGATCCTGATCCCCGGTCTCGGCCATGACCTGCCGAGGCAGCTCACGCCGACCTTCGTCGACGCCATCGACCGGACGGCCCGCCGCACCGGTCAGGCTAGGTCATGTCCGGTGGGTCCCGTCGATCAGTGA
- a CDS encoding carbohydrate kinase family protein gives MPDPILVIGESLVDITVGPGGTTTRPGGSPLNIAVGCARLGVSTVLATQIGDDEAGELVRDHLDSSDVDVRSLPPHRPDTSVARADLDSAGHATYSFDLAWDPTELPSPEGFGCIQVGSIGATLAPGADAVDALTAQAADAGVPIGFDPNVRPTITPDLADVRRRVDAMAERATVVKLSDEDAELLYPGEPDVLARLTGRGRTALAVLTCGGRAVRMRSAAADIEVAPPTVEVVDTIGAGDSFMSALLARLLEHELLTGAALDSAALVDLANTAARAAAITCTRPGADPPTRRELADSETST, from the coding sequence GTGCCTGACCCGATCCTCGTCATCGGAGAGTCGCTCGTCGACATCACCGTCGGCCCCGGTGGTACGACTACCCGGCCCGGCGGCTCACCGCTCAACATCGCGGTCGGCTGCGCCCGCCTCGGCGTCTCGACCGTCCTCGCCACCCAGATCGGCGACGACGAAGCCGGCGAGCTCGTGCGCGATCACCTCGACTCGTCGGACGTCGACGTACGCTCGCTGCCGCCGCATCGACCGGACACCTCCGTCGCCCGTGCCGACCTCGATTCCGCCGGCCATGCCACGTACAGCTTCGACCTGGCGTGGGATCCCACGGAGCTGCCGTCGCCGGAGGGTTTCGGCTGCATCCAGGTCGGCTCGATCGGCGCGACGCTGGCACCGGGAGCCGACGCCGTGGACGCACTCACCGCGCAGGCGGCGGACGCGGGCGTACCGATCGGCTTCGACCCGAACGTACGCCCCACGATCACACCCGACCTCGCCGACGTACGCCGACGTGTCGACGCCATGGCCGAGCGCGCGACGGTGGTCAAGCTCAGCGACGAGGACGCCGAGCTGCTCTACCCTGGCGAGCCCGATGTGCTCGCCCGGCTGACCGGACGCGGGCGCACCGCCCTCGCCGTGCTGACCTGCGGCGGTCGCGCGGTACGCATGCGAAGCGCCGCCGCCGATATCGAGGTCGCCCCGCCGACCGTCGAGGTAGTCGACACGATCGGAGCGGGCGACTCGTTCATGTCGGCGTTGCTCGCCCGGCTGCTCGAGCACGAGCTGCTCACCGGCGCCGCCCTCGACTCCGCGGCGCTCGTCGACCTTGCGAACACCGCCGCCCGCGCCGCCGCGATCACCTGCACACGCCCCGGCGCAGACCCGCCGACGCGACGTGAGCTCGCCGATTCCGAGACGAGCACTTGA
- the glpX gene encoding class II fructose-bisphosphatase, giving the protein MTDDSPGAAPAPNDALTPASSAPDRNLALDLVRITEAAGMAAARWVGRGDKNGADGVAVNAMRALINTVQMSGVVVIGEGEKDNAPMLFNGEEVGDGTGPACDVAVDPIDGTTLTAKAMPNAVSVLAVAPRHSMYDPSAVFYMEKLVTGPEAADVVDIRLPLAENIHRVAKSKGLDAGDVTVCILDRPRHEQLVTEIREAGARIKFITDGDVAGAILAASPDTGVDMLVGVGGTPEGIIAACAMKCMGGLIQGRLWPTDDAERERAIAAGHDLDRVLTTDDLVRGDDCFFVATGITDGELMKGVRFGAGTASTESVVMRSRSGTIRKISSQHKLEKLMAYSSIDFEH; this is encoded by the coding sequence ATGACCGACGACTCGCCCGGCGCCGCGCCCGCGCCCAACGACGCACTCACCCCCGCCAGCTCCGCGCCCGACCGCAACCTCGCCCTCGATCTCGTACGCATCACCGAGGCCGCCGGAATGGCCGCCGCGCGATGGGTGGGCCGCGGCGACAAGAACGGCGCGGACGGTGTGGCGGTCAACGCCATGCGCGCCCTGATCAACACGGTGCAGATGTCCGGTGTGGTGGTCATCGGTGAGGGCGAGAAGGACAACGCGCCGATGCTGTTCAACGGCGAGGAGGTCGGCGACGGCACCGGCCCGGCGTGCGATGTGGCGGTCGACCCGATCGACGGCACGACGCTGACCGCCAAGGCGATGCCGAACGCCGTCTCCGTGCTGGCCGTCGCACCCCGGCACTCGATGTACGACCCCTCGGCCGTGTTCTACATGGAGAAGCTGGTCACCGGTCCCGAAGCGGCCGACGTCGTCGACATCCGGCTGCCGCTCGCCGAGAACATCCACCGGGTCGCGAAGTCGAAAGGGCTCGACGCCGGCGACGTCACCGTGTGCATCCTCGACCGGCCCCGCCACGAGCAGCTCGTCACGGAGATCCGGGAGGCAGGTGCGCGGATCAAGTTCATCACCGACGGCGATGTCGCCGGCGCGATCCTCGCGGCGAGCCCCGACACCGGCGTCGACATGCTGGTCGGCGTCGGCGGTACGCCCGAGGGCATCATCGCCGCGTGCGCGATGAAGTGCATGGGCGGGCTCATCCAGGGCCGGCTGTGGCCGACCGACGACGCCGAGCGAGAGCGGGCGATCGCCGCGGGCCACGACCTCGACCGAGTGCTCACGACCGACGACCTCGTCCGCGGCGACGACTGCTTCTTCGTCGCCACCGGCATCACCGACGGCGAGCTGATGAAGGGCGTACGCTTCGGCGCCGGCACGGCGAGCACCGAGTCGGTCGTGATGCGCTCGCGCAGCGGCACCATCCGCAAGATCTCCAGCCAGCACAAGCTGGAGAAGCTGATGGCGTACTCCTCGATCGACTTCGAGCACTAG
- a CDS encoding WS/DGAT/MGAT family O-acyltransferase, with translation MKPVSPLDAQFLNVEDTTTTGHVGAVVMLDPSTAPGGGLSLDELRALLEPRLHLAPPFRQRLVNVPFGLGNPYWADDPDFDIEFHLRELALPAPGDDHQLGEQIARIHARPLDRSRPLWELYLVHGVRGDRAALYFKVHHAAIDGVTGAELLATIMDVTPEPRAVEPDDWSPAPLPGPEQLVPRAIATNTRTWSHALASMPRSLPHLSGLPGAANVPGARQVSDAADAVMTFLGRGSKGDETRHLFAPPTPFNGPITAHRRFSFGSVSLETVKSIKQAYDLTVNDVVMALTTSALRSWLLDHDALPELPLVAAIPVSIRDDSGVESGNQISVMLVRIPTHLRDPAERLTYLHDEVAVAKERFEAVPATILQDFSAALPTGLSGLASRALFRMITVPGLPFNLFISNVPGPQFPLYVDGATVEGIHPISAVTQLTGGINITLFSYNGSLDFGVVVCREMVPDVWSLIGYLEDALSELHGLGRVR, from the coding sequence GACACCACCACGACCGGGCACGTCGGAGCGGTCGTGATGCTCGACCCGAGTACGGCGCCCGGCGGCGGCCTGAGCCTGGATGAGCTGCGGGCGCTCCTCGAGCCGAGACTGCACCTCGCGCCGCCGTTCCGGCAGCGCCTCGTGAACGTACCCTTCGGCCTCGGCAATCCGTACTGGGCGGACGATCCCGACTTCGACATCGAGTTCCATCTGCGCGAGCTGGCACTCCCCGCACCGGGCGACGACCACCAGCTGGGCGAGCAGATCGCCCGTATCCACGCCCGTCCGCTGGACCGTTCGCGGCCGCTGTGGGAGCTGTACCTCGTGCACGGCGTTCGCGGCGACCGGGCCGCCCTGTACTTCAAGGTGCATCATGCCGCGATCGACGGCGTGACCGGCGCCGAGCTGCTCGCCACCATCATGGACGTGACACCGGAGCCGCGAGCCGTCGAGCCGGACGACTGGTCGCCCGCACCGCTGCCGGGGCCGGAGCAGCTGGTGCCGCGGGCGATCGCGACGAACACGCGTACGTGGAGCCATGCGCTCGCCTCGATGCCGCGCTCACTGCCACATCTCAGCGGTCTGCCGGGCGCGGCGAACGTACCCGGCGCGCGTCAGGTCAGCGACGCCGCGGATGCCGTCATGACGTTCCTCGGTCGCGGGTCGAAGGGTGATGAGACCCGGCACCTGTTCGCGCCGCCGACGCCGTTCAACGGCCCGATCACCGCGCATCGGCGCTTCTCGTTCGGCTCCGTATCGCTCGAGACCGTCAAGTCGATCAAGCAGGCGTACGACCTGACGGTCAACGACGTGGTGATGGCGCTGACGACGAGCGCGCTGCGCAGCTGGCTCCTCGACCATGACGCGCTGCCCGAGCTGCCGCTCGTCGCCGCGATACCGGTGTCGATCCGCGACGACTCGGGAGTCGAGTCGGGCAACCAGATCTCGGTCATGCTGGTGCGCATACCGACGCATCTGCGCGATCCGGCCGAGCGCCTCACGTACCTCCACGACGAGGTCGCGGTCGCCAAGGAACGCTTCGAGGCCGTTCCGGCGACGATCCTGCAGGACTTCAGCGCCGCGCTGCCGACCGGACTCTCCGGCCTCGCCTCGCGGGCGCTGTTCCGGATGATCACGGTGCCCGGGCTGCCGTTCAACCTGTTCATCTCGAACGTGCCGGGGCCGCAGTTCCCTCTGTACGTCGACGGGGCGACCGTCGAGGGCATTCACCCCATCTCGGCCGTCACCCAGCTCACCGGCGGCATCAACATCACGCTGTTCAGCTACAACGGATCGCTCGACTTCGGCGTCGTCGTTTGCCGCGAGATGGTGCCGGACGTCTGGTCGCTGATCGGCTACCTCGAGGACGCACTGTCGGAGCTACACGGCCTAGGTCGTGTCCGGTAG